One genomic segment of Suricata suricatta isolate VVHF042 chromosome 16, meerkat_22Aug2017_6uvM2_HiC, whole genome shotgun sequence includes these proteins:
- the LOC115280675 gene encoding major allergen I polypeptide chain 1-like, which yields MKGACALVLLWAALLLISGGNCELCSPVKKDVDLFLNGTTDEYVNQVAKYNNDPKVLENARRLKNCIDTKLTEEDKKNAFSALAKIYQSPLC from the exons ATGAAGGGGGCTTGTGCTCTCGTGCTTCTCTGGGCTGCTCTGCTCCTAATCTCCGGTGGAA ATTGTGAACTTTGCTCACCTGTGAAGAAGGACGTTGACTTATTCCTGAATGGAACCACTGATGAATATGTTAATCAAGTGGCAAAATACAATAATGATCCAAAGGTATTGGAAAATGCCAGACGACTGAAGAACTGCATTGACACAAAACTGACAGAAGAGGATAAGAAGAATGCTTTCAGTGCGCTG GCTAAAATATACCAGAGTCCTCTGTGTTAA
- the LOC115280676 gene encoding major allergen I polypeptide chain 2-like has product MKGTLLVLAILVTHELGIKMAETCPIFYGIFGTVVSGSELLMNAALDTVKATEPEKAAFGKIQDCYKENGLTSVLLDSKAMIYITFNKDCL; this is encoded by the exons ATGAAGGGGACACTGCTTGTGCTGGCAATCCTGGTGACCCATGAGCTGGGCATCAAGAtgg CGGAAACTTGCCCCATTTTTTATGGCATCTTTGGTACAGTGGTCAGCGGAAGTGAGCTACTCATGAATGCCGCACTCGACACAGTCAAGGCTACTGAACCAGAAAAAGCAGCCTTTGGAAAAATCCAGGATTGCTACAAGGAGAATGGACTCACATCTGTGCTCTTGGATTCAAAAGCCATG ATATACATCACCTTCAACAAAGACTGCCTCTGA